A region of Candidatus Leptovillus gracilis DNA encodes the following proteins:
- a CDS encoding DUF1232 domain-containing protein, with the protein MSQNKKEEQDMESALTTQPKDPGFWREVWQQMRLVMRLLRDPEVPFYLKFVPFLGLLYLIFPFDFITDFAPIIGQLDDITAMIVGAKVFIELAPPAAVARHLHDIRAADGYETVVEGQVLPLDQVEDIEEAIILNPDAYHLVEKEPENLVEDDEDVL; encoded by the coding sequence ATGAGTCAAAATAAAAAGGAAGAACAAGACATGGAATCAGCTCTGACAACGCAGCCCAAAGACCCGGGTTTTTGGCGTGAAGTGTGGCAGCAAATGCGCCTGGTCATGCGGCTGCTGCGTGATCCGGAAGTGCCGTTTTATCTGAAATTTGTCCCCTTCTTGGGGCTGTTGTATTTGATATTTCCCTTTGATTTTATCACCGACTTTGCGCCGATTATCGGCCAGTTGGATGACATTACGGCGATGATTGTCGGCGCGAAGGTATTTATTGAGCTGGCTCCGCCGGCCGCGGTGGCCCGCCATTTGCATGATATTCGGGCGGCTGATGGGTATGAGACGGTGGTGGAGGGGCAGGTGCTGCCCCTGGATCAGGTTGAGGACATCGAAGAAGCGATCATCCTGAATCCTGATGCTTATCATCTGGTGGAAAAAGAGCCAGAAAATCTCGTCGAAGACGACGAAGACGTGCTGTAA
- a CDS encoding DUF2344 domain-containing protein, with protein MQANYVQRLRLTFRKEGPTRYIGHLDLARVMERSLNRARIPMSYSQGFNARPRMQMAAALPLGYTSACELADIWLQEAMAPEAARQQMMARMAPGIVIWQVVEVPLKEPPLQVQTADSTYEVTLLDPINRDALQAGIAGLLAADSLPRIRRDKAYDLRPLLLDLALAEPAGDLTRLTMRLMLREGLTGRPDEVLEALAIDPLAARIHRVAIGLLPLAEAG; from the coding sequence ATGCAAGCAAATTATGTACAACGCCTACGATTGACCTTTAGAAAAGAGGGGCCGACGCGCTACATCGGCCATCTGGACCTGGCGCGGGTGATGGAACGGTCGCTGAACCGGGCGCGGATTCCTATGTCTTACAGCCAGGGTTTTAATGCCCGGCCGCGTATGCAAATGGCCGCCGCTTTGCCGCTGGGCTATACCAGCGCCTGCGAGTTGGCGGACATCTGGCTGCAAGAGGCGATGGCGCCGGAGGCGGCCCGCCAGCAGATGATGGCTCGCATGGCCCCCGGCATTGTCATCTGGCAGGTGGTCGAAGTGCCGCTGAAGGAGCCGCCGCTGCAAGTACAAACGGCCGATTCTACCTACGAAGTTACTCTGCTGGACCCAATCAACCGGGACGCGCTGCAAGCCGGTATCGCCGGGCTGCTGGCGGCCGACTCGCTGCCACGCATTCGACGCGACAAGGCGTATGATTTGCGTCCGCTGCTGCTGGACCTGGCGCTGGCCGAACCGGCTGGCGACCTGACGCGGCTGACCATGCGCCTGATGCTGCGCGAAGGGTTGACGGGCCGCCCCGACGAAGTCTTGGAAGCGCTGGCAATAGACCCGTTGGCGGCACGGATACACCGGGTGGCGATTGGGCTGCTGCCGTTGGCGGAGGCAGGCTGA
- a CDS encoding peptidoglycan DD-metalloendopeptidase family protein: protein MNEKLRQYRKWFYTGRPARTWWAALVVLLLLLAACERPDPTVPTADQSQPTAVGAPAIPAASGDALPTPIIPAMILPTRPAYVGTPTPDAPHAVAAAGSSAVASHFVGAGETLGYIAQIYGATVADLLELNQLDANAILLVGQEIRVPSQMEATGPSFKLIPDSELVYGPAAREFVIRAFAETYGGHLLTVGEEVEGVYMAGPEIVQLVADRYSVNPRLLLAFVEHRAGWVTKTAVTGANTVPFPLGYEAAGLSGLYQQLGRAANLLNWGYYGRAEGGISATTLDDGTRVAFAADINDGTAGVQNALGAFSGVTYESWLQDVGVTGFLATYDRLFGSPFAFTVDPLWPADLRQPPLQLPWGSGETWYYTGGPHGGWASGSAWAAIDFAPPADELGCVVSDAWVTAMADGRVVRSDKGAVVVDLDGDGFAGTGWAIVYMHLESRDRIAVGSFVQTGDRLGHPSCEGGFSNGTHVHVARLYNGRWVSADGSMPLEMAGWVTSGLGREYDGLLTRGGVSKEACACREEGNAISSE from the coding sequence ATGAATGAGAAGCTCAGACAGTACCGAAAATGGTTTTACACGGGCAGACCTGCCAGGACTTGGTGGGCAGCGCTGGTCGTCTTGCTGCTGCTGTTGGCTGCCTGCGAACGACCCGACCCGACCGTGCCCACAGCCGATCAGTCGCAGCCAACGGCCGTCGGCGCGCCCGCCATTCCTGCGGCGTCGGGAGATGCGCTGCCGACGCCCATCATCCCGGCGATGATTTTGCCTACCCGCCCGGCCTATGTGGGCACGCCCACACCAGACGCGCCGCACGCGGTGGCCGCGGCCGGCAGCAGCGCGGTTGCCAGCCATTTTGTCGGCGCGGGTGAAACGTTGGGTTACATCGCCCAAATCTACGGCGCGACGGTGGCCGACTTGCTGGAACTGAATCAGCTAGACGCCAATGCTATTTTGTTGGTAGGGCAAGAAATCCGCGTGCCCAGCCAGATGGAAGCCACTGGCCCCAGCTTTAAGCTAATCCCCGACAGCGAATTGGTGTATGGTCCGGCGGCCAGGGAGTTTGTTATTCGCGCTTTTGCCGAAACGTATGGCGGCCATTTGCTGACAGTGGGTGAAGAGGTGGAAGGGGTCTATATGGCCGGGCCGGAGATTGTGCAGTTGGTGGCCGACCGCTACAGCGTCAATCCGCGCCTGCTGCTGGCGTTTGTGGAACATCGGGCGGGGTGGGTGACAAAAACGGCCGTTACCGGAGCCAACACCGTGCCATTTCCCCTGGGCTATGAAGCGGCCGGGCTGTCTGGCCTGTATCAGCAGCTTGGCCGAGCGGCCAATTTGCTCAACTGGGGCTATTACGGCCGTGCCGAAGGCGGCATCAGCGCCACCACGCTGGATGATGGCACGCGCGTCGCCTTTGCCGCCGACATCAACGACGGCACGGCCGGGGTGCAAAACGCCCTCGGCGCGTTCAGCGGCGTCACTTATGAAAGTTGGCTGCAAGACGTGGGCGTGACCGGCTTTTTGGCGACCTACGACCGGCTGTTTGGCAGCCCGTTCGCCTTTACCGTGGACCCATTGTGGCCGGCTGATTTGCGCCAACCGCCATTACAACTGCCCTGGGGCAGCGGCGAAACCTGGTATTACACCGGCGGGCCGCACGGCGGTTGGGCCTCTGGCTCCGCCTGGGCAGCGATTGATTTTGCGCCGCCAGCCGACGAATTGGGCTGTGTGGTCTCCGATGCCTGGGTGACGGCCATGGCCGATGGCCGGGTGGTGCGCAGCGACAAGGGGGCGGTGGTGGTAGACCTGGACGGCGATGGGTTTGCCGGGACGGGCTGGGCGATTGTGTATATGCACCTGGAAAGCCGCGACCGTATCGCCGTCGGCAGTTTTGTGCAGACCGGCGACCGGTTGGGGCATCCCTCATGCGAGGGGGGCTTTTCCAATGGCACGCATGTGCATGTGGCCCGGCTGTATAACGGCCGTTGGGTCTCCGCCGATGGTTCGATGCCGCTGGAGATGGCCGGGTGGGTCACATCTGGCCTGGGGCGTGAATATGATGGCCTGCTGACCCGCGGCGGCGTAAGCAAGGAAGCGTGCGCCTGCCGGGAAGAGGGGAATGCGATCAGTAGTGAGTAG
- a CDS encoding phosphodiester glycosidase family protein produces the protein MKVVGRWLVGWLVCLLVGCGTAVSPPPPPTPIVPLNTATQPSAPDTAVPPAELSPTATQQPTMQPTRQPTPIPDTGWQPVQPGLEQRTLHLFDAAGVARERLFVLRLEPAQFTFGVAYRPGAPQFIPQWQAETDALLVVNGGYFTPENVATGLIIVAGQASGSSYGDFAGMLAVDARGPEVRWLRERPYSPDEPLLYALQSFPMLVRPGGVLGFPEEDGVAARRTAVGQDEDGRILFIFAPWGSLTLHQFSTFLAESDLGLDAAFNLDGGPSTGMLLVGETAVEIPAFAPLPAVITVLPR, from the coding sequence GTGAAGGTTGTTGGACGTTGGTTGGTTGGTTGGTTGGTTTGTTTATTGGTGGGGTGTGGCACTGCCGTTTCCCCGCCACCACCACCCACGCCCATCGTCCCCCTAAACACAGCCACGCAGCCATCGGCGCCAGACACTGCCGTTCCGCCCGCCGAGCTATCCCCCACTGCCACGCAGCAGCCCACGATGCAGCCAACACGCCAGCCAACGCCCATACCGGATACCGGCTGGCAGCCGGTGCAGCCCGGCCTGGAGCAGCGCACGCTGCACCTGTTTGATGCGGCGGGCGTGGCCCGCGAGCGGCTGTTTGTTCTGCGCCTGGAGCCAGCGCAGTTCACCTTCGGCGTCGCCTACCGGCCGGGCGCGCCGCAGTTCATCCCGCAGTGGCAGGCGGAGACGGACGCGCTGCTGGTGGTGAACGGTGGCTACTTCACCCCGGAAAATGTGGCGACCGGCCTGATCATTGTGGCGGGGCAGGCCAGCGGCAGCAGCTACGGCGATTTTGCCGGAATGCTGGCCGTTGACGCGCGCGGCCCGGAAGTGCGCTGGCTGCGTGAACGGCCGTATTCCCCCGACGAACCCTTGCTGTATGCGCTGCAATCTTTCCCCATGCTGGTGCGGCCCGGCGGTGTATTGGGTTTTCCGGAGGAGGATGGCGTGGCAGCGCGGCGCACGGCCGTTGGGCAGGATGAGGACGGCCGTATCCTCTTCATCTTCGCCCCCTGGGGCAGCCTGACTCTGCACCAATTCAGCACGTTCCTGGCCGAGTCTGACCTGGGACTGGATGCGGCCTTTAACCTGGATGGCGGCCCTTCGACAGGGATGCTGCTGGTGGGGGAAACGGCCGTAGAGATTCCGGCCTTTGCGCCGCTGCCGGCCGTCATCACGGTGCTGCCGCGGTGA
- a CDS encoding CopG family transcriptional regulator, giving the protein MSKKIIYEKGPINEVKIVTDFLPSPEELVFREETVKVTIALSKGSVEFFKNEADKYHTSYQKMIRRLLDEYALHHSAS; this is encoded by the coding sequence ATGAGCAAGAAAATCATTTATGAGAAAGGTCCGATAAATGAAGTAAAAATAGTGACCGATTTTTTACCCTCACCAGAAGAGCTTGTTTTTCGCGAGGAAACTGTCAAAGTTACCATTGCTTTAAGCAAGGGCAGCGTGGAGTTCTTCAAAAACGAGGCTGATAAATATCACACTTCCTATCAAAAAATGATTCGCCGTTTGCTAGACGAATATGCGCTACATCATTCGGCATCGTAA
- a CDS encoding citrate synthase, giving the protein MTKDSLTIVDNRTGQSYEIPITHDTINAMDLRQIRIKADDFGMMSYDPAFKNTASTISTITYIDGAKGILRYRGYPIEQLAEKSNYLEVAYLILHGELPTEAAYQEWQYEILHHTFVHENIKRFMQHFRYDAHPMGMFIATIAAMSTFYPEGRNVGDPHNRLIQIMRLIAKVPTVAAFSYRHMRGLPYIYPDNDLSYSGNFLSMLDKMTQVKYEPNPILERALDVLFILHADHEQNCGTAAMRVIGSSQTDPYTSMAGAAAALYGPLHGGANEAVLRMLLEIGDLKNVPDFVKGVKNRERLLMGFGHRVYKNYDPRAKIIKEIAEQVFDVTGKNPLLDIALELERIALEDEYFVERNLYPNVDFYSGIIYQAMRFPISMFPVLFAIPRTVGWLAQWQEMLGDNEQKIARPRQIYLGHDTRDYVPMSAR; this is encoded by the coding sequence ATGACGAAAGATAGCCTAACTATTGTTGACAATCGCACCGGTCAGAGTTATGAAATTCCCATCACTCATGACACCATCAACGCTATGGATCTGCGGCAGATCAGAATAAAAGCCGATGATTTTGGCATGATGAGTTATGACCCGGCATTTAAAAACACAGCTTCCACCATCAGCACCATCACCTATATAGATGGGGCCAAAGGTATCTTGCGTTATCGAGGGTATCCGATTGAGCAGTTGGCCGAAAAGTCTAATTACCTGGAAGTTGCCTACCTCATCTTGCATGGCGAGCTGCCTACCGAGGCCGCCTACCAGGAGTGGCAGTACGAAATTTTGCATCATACCTTTGTACATGAAAATATCAAACGATTCATGCAGCATTTCCGGTATGATGCGCACCCGATGGGCATGTTTATTGCCACCATCGCTGCCATGTCTACCTTCTATCCCGAAGGGCGGAACGTTGGCGACCCGCACAATCGCCTGATTCAGATTATGCGCCTGATCGCCAAAGTGCCGACGGTGGCCGCTTTTTCTTACCGGCATATGCGTGGTTTGCCCTATATTTACCCTGATAATGATCTGAGTTACTCTGGCAATTTCCTCAGTATGTTGGACAAGATGACGCAGGTGAAGTATGAGCCGAACCCGATTCTGGAGCGGGCGCTGGATGTGCTGTTTATTTTGCATGCCGACCACGAACAGAACTGTGGCACCGCGGCGATGCGCGTCATTGGGTCCAGCCAGACAGACCCGTATACTTCGATGGCCGGGGCGGCCGCTGCGCTGTATGGTCCGCTGCATGGCGGGGCCAACGAAGCAGTTCTGCGAATGCTGCTGGAGATTGGCGATCTGAAAAATGTGCCTGATTTTGTGAAGGGGGTGAAGAACCGCGAGCGTTTGTTGATGGGCTTTGGGCATCGCGTCTATAAGAATTATGACCCGCGGGCCAAGATTATCAAGGAAATTGCGGAACAAGTATTTGATGTGACGGGTAAGAATCCGCTGCTGGACATTGCGTTGGAATTGGAACGGATTGCCCTGGAAGATGAGTATTTTGTGGAACGTAATCTGTATCCGAATGTGGACTTTTATTCGGGCATTATTTACCAGGCGATGCGCTTCCCAATTTCGATGTTCCCGGTGTTGTTTGCCATTCCGCGCACGGTGGGTTGGTTGGCGCAGTGGCAGGAAATGTTGGGCGACAATGAGCAGAAGATTGCCCGGCCGCGCCAGATTTATCTGGGCCACGATACACGAGATTATGTGCCTATGTCGGCGCGGTAA
- a CDS encoding penicillin acylase family protein translates to MKRFTRIGLIIVGVLLLLLVIISVSGGVMARRPFPQTDGFVTLPGLKEQVEIYRDNFGVPHIYAQNEEDLFFAQGYVHAQDRFWQMEFWRHIGQGRIAEIAGESAVEQDKFIRTVGFNRIAQSYIDYYEKNAPDYMRIMDAYSAGVNAYIQNNGDSLGLQFDILGLVFDPWEIEPWEPVDTVAWGVVMSWDLGGNWRNEITRAQLYQELGEAMTATVLPGYPYATRPVIAPTADQVNKLALGETAVPPTRVNWQRVNTSIIGQAPANGFALGGGEGLGSNNWVVGGDHTTTGLPLLANDPHLSVQMPSIWYEVGLHAPGWDVRGFSFAGVPGVIVGHNDRIAWGVTNVGPDVQDLYIEKLNPSSANQYEYMGEWQEMEVIEEIIKVNGGADVPLTVRITRHGPIINDVVDDLTDPLALRWTAQEPSRILQSVTLINQAQNYEEFREALRYWDIPSQNFIYADVDGNIAYQAPSLIPIRANSNGLTPVPGWTGEHEWEGFIPYDELPALFNPSQGYIVTANHAVVDEEYPHFLNFDWADGDRGLRIEQMIQAKIANGGKISAADFATIHFDGRSLPAEAFVPLLQGLSSDNAQAQAALERLRGWDLQETVDSVPATLFEIFYTQLQLNLLADEVGEDNVFTITGRDIFMFQLADDLDSAFWDNVNTPETETAEIILRQSVEDAVDWLAANVGGSMNDWTWGKIHTITFADGVLGASGIAPVEAILNRGPFPVAGGLDLVNANNWSRSTPAIVRSHPSMRMIIDMSNFANNQSVIPTGQSGHPFNAHYDDQMPLWLAGQYHPMVFARAEVETAVTDLLVLRPSP, encoded by the coding sequence ATGAAACGCTTTACCCGTATTGGCTTGATCATTGTCGGCGTCTTGCTGCTGCTGCTTGTAATTATCTCTGTGAGCGGCGGGGTGATGGCCCGACGGCCGTTTCCCCAGACCGACGGCTTTGTCACTCTACCCGGCCTGAAGGAACAGGTAGAAATCTACCGCGACAACTTTGGCGTGCCCCATATCTACGCCCAAAATGAAGAGGATTTGTTCTTCGCCCAGGGCTACGTCCACGCCCAAGACCGCTTCTGGCAAATGGAATTCTGGCGGCACATCGGCCAGGGACGCATCGCCGAAATCGCCGGAGAATCGGCCGTCGAACAAGACAAATTCATCCGCACCGTGGGCTTTAATCGCATCGCGCAATCATATATTGATTATTACGAGAAAAATGCGCCCGATTATATGCGCATCATGGACGCCTACAGCGCCGGGGTCAATGCCTACATCCAGAACAACGGCGACAGCCTCGGCTTGCAATTCGACATCCTCGGCCTGGTGTTCGACCCGTGGGAGATCGAGCCATGGGAGCCGGTGGACACAGTGGCCTGGGGCGTGGTGATGTCTTGGGACCTGGGCGGCAACTGGCGCAACGAGATTACCCGCGCCCAGCTTTATCAAGAATTAGGCGAGGCGATGACCGCCACGGTGCTGCCCGGCTACCCTTACGCCACGCGCCCGGTCATCGCCCCCACCGCCGATCAGGTGAATAAGTTGGCGCTGGGGGAAACGGCCGTTCCCCCCACCCGCGTCAACTGGCAGCGCGTCAACACCAGCATCATCGGCCAGGCGCCGGCCAACGGCTTCGCTCTGGGCGGCGGCGAGGGTCTCGGCAGCAACAACTGGGTCGTTGGCGGCGACCACACCACCACCGGCCTGCCCTTGCTGGCAAACGATCCCCACCTGAGCGTGCAAATGCCCTCCATCTGGTATGAAGTGGGCCTGCACGCACCCGGTTGGGACGTGCGCGGCTTCTCCTTCGCCGGTGTGCCCGGCGTTATCGTCGGCCACAATGACCGCATCGCCTGGGGCGTCACCAACGTCGGCCCCGATGTGCAAGACCTCTACATCGAAAAGCTCAATCCCAGCAGCGCCAACCAATACGAATATATGGGCGAATGGCAAGAAATGGAGGTCATCGAAGAAATCATCAAAGTCAACGGCGGCGCAGACGTGCCCCTGACAGTGCGCATCACCCGGCACGGCCCCATCATCAACGACGTGGTGGACGACCTGACCGACCCCCTGGCCCTGCGCTGGACCGCCCAGGAGCCGTCGCGCATCCTGCAATCCGTCACCCTGATCAACCAGGCGCAAAATTACGAAGAATTCCGCGAGGCCCTGCGCTATTGGGACATCCCCTCACAAAACTTCATTTACGCCGACGTAGATGGCAACATCGCCTATCAGGCCCCCAGCCTCATCCCCATCCGCGCCAACAGCAATGGCCTGACGCCCGTGCCCGGCTGGACCGGCGAACACGAGTGGGAAGGCTTTATCCCCTACGACGAACTACCGGCGCTTTTCAACCCGTCCCAGGGTTACATTGTCACTGCCAACCACGCGGTGGTAGACGAAGAATACCCCCATTTCCTGAACTTCGACTGGGCTGATGGCGACCGGGGACTGCGCATTGAGCAGATGATCCAGGCTAAAATCGCCAATGGCGGCAAGATCAGCGCCGCCGATTTTGCCACGATTCATTTCGACGGCCGTTCGCTGCCCGCCGAAGCCTTTGTCCCCCTGCTGCAAGGTCTATCCAGCGACAACGCCCAGGCCCAGGCCGCCCTGGAGCGGCTGCGCGGCTGGGATTTGCAAGAAACGGTAGACAGTGTGCCGGCCACCCTATTTGAGATTTTCTACACCCAACTCCAACTCAATCTGCTGGCCGACGAAGTGGGCGAAGACAATGTGTTCACCATCACTGGCCGCGACATCTTCATGTTCCAACTGGCCGATGATTTGGATTCCGCTTTCTGGGACAATGTCAACACTCCGGAAACAGAGACGGCCGAGATTATTCTGCGGCAGTCGGTCGAAGACGCGGTGGATTGGCTGGCGGCCAATGTGGGCGGCAGCATGAATGATTGGACCTGGGGCAAGATTCACACCATCACTTTTGCCGATGGCGTGTTGGGGGCCAGCGGCATTGCCCCGGTGGAAGCGATCTTGAACCGGGGGCCGTTCCCGGTGGCTGGCGGCCTGGACCTGGTAAACGCCAACAATTGGTCGCGCAGCACGCCAGCCATCGTGCGCTCCCATCCTTCCATGCGCATGATTATTGACATGAGCAATTTTGCCAACAATCAATCGGTCATTCCGACCGGGCAGAGCGGCCACCCGTTTAACGCCCATTATGATGACCAGATGCCGTTGTGGTTGGCCGGGCAGTATCACCCCATGGTGTTTGCGCGGGCGGAAGTGGAAACGGCCGTAACCGATCTTCTGGTATTACGGCCGTCCCCATAA
- a CDS encoding HIT domain-containing protein encodes MTTIFAKIVRGELPATKLYQDELVTAFRDINPIAPTHILIVSNKVIPTVNDLTEDDEKITGRMLTVAKKLAEQEGIAESGYRLIINCNGHGGQEVFHLHMHLVGGRPLGPMLYRQK; translated from the coding sequence ATGACAACGATTTTTGCCAAAATTGTGCGCGGCGAACTACCGGCGACGAAGTTGTATCAGGATGAGTTGGTGACGGCGTTTCGAGACATCAATCCCATCGCCCCAACCCATATTTTAATTGTCAGCAACAAGGTGATTCCAACGGTAAATGACCTGACCGAAGATGACGAAAAAATCACCGGCCGGATGCTGACCGTTGCCAAAAAACTAGCCGAGCAAGAAGGCATTGCCGAAAGCGGCTACCGCCTGATCATCAATTGCAACGGTCATGGCGGGCAAGAGGTGTTTCATTTGCACATGCACCTGGTGGGGGGACGGCCGTTAGGCCCCATGTTGTATCGGCAGAAGTAG
- a CDS encoding BrnT family toxin, which yields MRASESSSFEWDDEKDNLNRKKHDVSFILVQYAFADPKRVILEDITHSTEDEKRYFCIGKIGEGIMTVRFTYRTDRIRIFGTGYWRKGKQIYEQENHL from the coding sequence ATGCGTGCATCGGAATCTTCATCATTTGAGTGGGATGATGAAAAAGACAACTTGAATCGGAAGAAACACGATGTCTCGTTTATTTTGGTGCAATACGCCTTCGCCGACCCTAAGCGTGTCATCTTGGAAGACATTACCCACAGCACGGAAGATGAAAAACGGTATTTCTGTATTGGCAAGATCGGCGAAGGCATCATGACAGTTAGATTCACCTATCGCACTGACCGGATACGCATCTTTGGCACCGGTTATTGGCGCAAAGGAAAGCAGATATATGAGCAAGAAAATCATTTATGA